From the Vibrio ziniensis genome, the window CATCAAGTAGCTACTAAAATGGGACTTAGTGACCATGTTTCTTCTTTTACTCTAAACAAAGTATGTGGTTCTGGCCTCAAAAGCGTTGTGTTAGGAGCACAGTCAATTCTTGCGGGTGACAACAAGGCATGTTTAGTTGGTGGCATGGAGAATATGAGCTTATCTCCCTATTTGCTTCCTCAATCCAGATCTGGCTATCGAATGGGCAATAACACCGTTGTCGATTCAATGATCAACGACGGTTTGTGGTGCGCATTTAACGATTATCACATGGGAGTTACGGCAGAAAACATTGCCAAAAAATATGGTATTACTCGCGAAGAACAAGACAGAGTTGCACTTGCTTCTCAAAGCAAAGCCTGTGCTGCAATTGAGGCTGGAGCGTTTAAAAATGAAATTGCTCCTATTACGATAAAGCAACGCAAGTCAGAAACAGTATTCTCTATAGATGAGTTTCCTCGTGCAGATACAACATTCGAATCCTTATCTAAGCTAAAGCCAGCATTTGATAAAGAGGGTACGGTAACCGCTGGCAACGCTTCTGGTATTAATGATGCTGCAGCAACCCTAGTTATGATGTCTGAAAGCTATGCAAGATCTTTAGGAATCAAACCACTTGCTCGTGTCAAAAGCTGGGCATCAGGAGCTGTTGATGCATCGGTAATGGGATTAGGTCCTATTCCAGCGACACAAAAAGCTTTAGCTAAAGTCGGCATGAACATTAAAGATCTGGATCTTATTGAAGCTAACGAAGCTTTTGCTTCTCAATTCATTGCTGTTGGCCGTGAACTGAACTTTGACATGGATAAAGTCAATGTTAATGGGGGTGCAATTGCGATTGGCCACCCTATCGGTGCTAGCGGTGCGCGAATTCTAGTTACACTGCTTCACGCTATGCAAGCTCGAGATGTTAATACGGGTCTAGCGACCCTTTGCATCGGTGGCGGACAGGGCATTTCTGTTGTCGTAGAGAGAGTTTAAAAAGACGGAATTCTAATTACATTCCATACTATTCAAATGGCACCCGTTCAAGAGGTGCCATTTTTACATCATTTGTGAATATTCAGCGCAATGCTATCTGTGAAATTGGTTAGTCTTTCGCGAATCAATTGTTCTTTCATAGCCATCGTATAACTATGATGGTCAACTCTAATGAGCGGCTTTTCCCTCTCATCAAACAATGTACTTAAACCGCTGAACAAATCGCTCATTATGTACATT encodes:
- a CDS encoding acetyl-CoA C-acetyltransferase; translated protein: MNDSIVIVSAKRTAIGKFSGTLSATPAVELGYCSALANMAELPEDLMIDEVILGNVLSSGLGQNPAHQVATKMGLSDHVSSFTLNKVCGSGLKSVVLGAQSILAGDNKACLVGGMENMSLSPYLLPQSRSGYRMGNNTVVDSMINDGLWCAFNDYHMGVTAENIAKKYGITREEQDRVALASQSKACAAIEAGAFKNEIAPITIKQRKSETVFSIDEFPRADTTFESLSKLKPAFDKEGTVTAGNASGINDAAATLVMMSESYARSLGIKPLARVKSWASGAVDASVMGLGPIPATQKALAKVGMNIKDLDLIEANEAFASQFIAVGRELNFDMDKVNVNGGAIAIGHPIGASGARILVTLLHAMQARDVNTGLATLCIGGGQGISVVVERV